A genomic region of Maridesulfovibrio bastinii DSM 16055 contains the following coding sequences:
- the ilvD gene encoding dihydroxy-acid dehydratase: protein MRSKKMTGGLEKAPHRSLLYALGMCKEEMDRPLIGVCNAANEIIPGHMHLHNIVKAVKDGVRLGGGVPMEFPAIGVCDGLAMNHEGMKFSLPSREVIADSIEIMATAHPFDALVLVPNCDKIVPGMLMAALRINIPTVIVSGGAMLPGSKNGKKVDLITVFEGVGMVKTGNMTEDELSGLEQSACPTCGSCSGMFTANSMNCLSETIGLALPGNGTIPAVMSDRIRLAKNAGLQVMEVLKKDIKPRDIVTEKSLKNAVTMDMALGCSTNTVLHLPAIFNEAGIKLDLSIFDEISRKTPNLCKLSPAGPHYISELNEAGGIPGVMAELAKEGRLELDAITVTGKTIGENLKDLNAGITNHEIVKPIDKPYSKEGGIAVLYGNIAEEGCVVKQSAVAPEMMHRTGVAQVFNSEEESVEAILGGKIKKGDVVVILYEGPKGGPGMREMLTPTSAISGMGLGSDVALITDGRFSGGTRGAAIGHISPEAASGGTVGLIKTGDKIEINIPERTINLLVDDAELKKRRADFKPIKKEVTSSFLKRYSENVTSASTGAVFKK from the coding sequence ATGAGAAGTAAAAAAATGACAGGTGGACTGGAGAAAGCCCCCCACCGTTCTTTGCTTTATGCTCTTGGAATGTGCAAGGAAGAAATGGACCGCCCCCTGATCGGTGTATGTAACGCCGCCAACGAGATTATTCCGGGCCATATGCACCTGCATAACATTGTTAAAGCCGTTAAAGACGGTGTACGCCTTGGCGGTGGTGTTCCCATGGAATTTCCCGCAATCGGTGTATGTGACGGACTTGCAATGAACCATGAAGGCATGAAGTTTTCTCTTCCGAGCCGTGAAGTTATTGCAGACTCAATTGAAATAATGGCAACAGCCCATCCGTTTGACGCTCTGGTTCTGGTTCCAAACTGTGACAAGATCGTTCCCGGCATGCTTATGGCTGCACTGCGTATAAATATCCCTACAGTCATCGTCAGCGGCGGTGCCATGCTCCCCGGATCAAAGAATGGTAAGAAGGTCGACCTTATTACTGTTTTTGAAGGCGTAGGCATGGTTAAAACAGGAAATATGACCGAAGATGAACTCTCAGGACTTGAGCAGTCAGCCTGTCCTACATGCGGTTCATGTTCAGGTATGTTCACCGCAAACTCCATGAACTGCCTTTCCGAAACTATCGGACTGGCACTGCCCGGCAACGGAACAATTCCGGCAGTAATGTCAGACCGTATCCGTCTTGCTAAAAATGCAGGACTTCAGGTTATGGAAGTTCTGAAAAAAGATATCAAGCCCAGAGATATCGTAACTGAAAAGAGCCTGAAAAATGCAGTAACCATGGATATGGCTCTCGGCTGTTCCACAAACACTGTTCTGCATCTTCCGGCAATCTTTAATGAAGCCGGAATAAAGCTTGATCTTTCAATCTTTGATGAAATCAGCCGTAAAACTCCTAATCTCTGCAAGCTGTCACCTGCCGGTCCCCACTACATCAGTGAGCTTAATGAAGCCGGCGGAATTCCCGGTGTTATGGCAGAGCTTGCCAAAGAAGGACGTCTTGAGCTTGATGCTATAACTGTCACAGGTAAAACTATCGGTGAAAACCTCAAGGATCTTAATGCAGGCATCACCAACCATGAAATAGTTAAGCCTATTGATAAACCTTACAGCAAGGAAGGCGGTATCGCAGTCCTTTATGGTAATATTGCCGAAGAAGGCTGCGTAGTTAAGCAGTCGGCTGTTGCACCGGAAATGATGCACAGAACCGGAGTCGCACAGGTATTTAATTCTGAAGAGGAATCTGTTGAAGCTATCCTTGGCGGAAAGATTAAAAAAGGCGATGTAGTCGTAATTCTCTATGAAGGACCGAAAGGCGGACCGGGAATGCGCGAAATGCTCACACCTACATCCGCTATATCCGGTATGGGACTCGGCTCTGATGTTGCCCTTATAACCGATGGACGCTTCAGTGGCGGTACCAGAGGTGCTGCTATCGGGCATATCTCACCTGAGGCTGCCTCAGGCGGCACTGTCGGCCTCATAAAAACAGGCGACAAGATAGAAATCAATATTCCTGAAAGAACAATCAATCTGCTTGTTGATGACGCAGAACTCAAAAAACGCAGAGCAGATTTTAAACCAATAAAGAAAGAAGTCACTTCTTCTTTCCTTAAACGCTACAGTGAAAATGTTACTTCGGCTTCAACCGGAGCAGTTTTCAAAAAATAA
- a CDS encoding cell division protein FtsX → MFILFFRLVGRGIRDLGLHPWANIFTLIAVTMVSLLAGFFMLALQNINQELLKTRGEVQFQIFWKASTPEDVYVSEWEKLSNIEGLKEIHTFTPQNALTQLSSALGGGENFSYLDKDNPLPPTALLSFSVEPGAGDENWASDLLSELKAMNGVDKVHYNPIQIDLARGWLNLTKTIVWPVIMFLGLVVALVVGNTMRLSLMTRKDEIEILYLVGAKQWFIRIPILTGGAVQGFLGGTLAVGILYMAQQFFRDILNFPPLFLKIGFLPLDQCAMLVGVVAVVGIISSYVAVR, encoded by the coding sequence ATGTTTATTCTTTTTTTCAGACTCGTAGGCCGGGGCATTCGTGATCTTGGTCTTCATCCATGGGCAAATATTTTTACCCTTATTGCAGTGACAATGGTTTCACTGCTTGCAGGTTTTTTTATGCTTGCCCTGCAGAACATCAATCAGGAACTCCTTAAAACACGCGGCGAAGTTCAGTTTCAGATATTCTGGAAGGCTTCAACACCTGAAGATGTTTATGTTTCGGAATGGGAAAAACTTTCAAATATTGAAGGATTGAAAGAAATTCATACTTTTACCCCGCAAAATGCACTGACACAGTTGTCTTCGGCTCTTGGTGGCGGAGAAAATTTTTCATATCTTGATAAGGATAACCCGCTTCCACCGACAGCTCTTCTTTCTTTTTCTGTAGAACCCGGTGCCGGTGACGAGAACTGGGCTTCAGATCTTCTTTCTGAACTCAAAGCTATGAACGGTGTGGATAAAGTCCACTATAATCCAATACAGATAGACCTTGCCAGAGGGTGGCTTAATCTGACAAAGACAATTGTCTGGCCGGTAATCATGTTCTTAGGTCTGGTTGTCGCGCTTGTTGTAGGTAATACGATGCGTCTGTCGCTTATGACCAGAAAAGACGAGATTGAGATACTTTATCTTGTCGGAGCCAAGCAATGGTTCATAAGAATACCTATTCTGACCGGCGGTGCTGTTCAGGGTTTTCTGGGTGGAACCTTAGCTGTAGGCATCCTTTACATGGCGCAGCAGTTTTTCAGGGATATATTGAATTTTCCACCTCTGTTTCTGAAAATAGGCTTCCTGCCTCTTGATCAATGCGCAATGCTGGTCGGCGTAGTTGCTGTTGTCGGAATTATCAGCAGTTATGTAGCCGTGCGTTGA